The DNA segment TCGCTAAAATATATTAATTCCCTTCTACTAACTAAGACCTATGTAATGAATATTAAATATAAAAAGGATACAATACTTTGTAGAAACTTAAATTCATTCAAAGGATGTAACAAATGGAATGGAAACCAGATAGAGAATCTAAAAATCCCATTTATAAACAGCTTGCAGAGTATATTGAACAAGGTATCGCAGATGGCTCTTTTCCGCCTGATAAACCCTTACCTTCTGAAAGAGGCTTGGCCAAAGAACTTGGTGTCAATAGAAGCACAGTGATTTCTGCCTATGACCTATTGGAATCAAATGGACTTATTGATCGAAATAGAGGCAGTGGAACGACAATTAGCAAAGATATTTGGGGCATTACCAAGAAACGTATTCCTAGTTGGAACAGGTATATTGAGGCAGGTCCGTTTTTGCCCAATTTGCCTGTAACACAAAGATTACATAAAGAGACGGCAGAGCAAAATCTAATCAATTTGGCCAGTGGAGAATTATCACAAGATCTTTTTCCATTGAGCTCACTTAGAGTGATAACCTCTAACCGATCCTTTATTGGAACCTTGGGGTATGACCATCCTCAAGGAAATCCAATTCTGCGAGAAACACTTGCGAAACATGTTAAACAGTTTCGCAGCATAGATACGGACCCATCATCGATTTTAATTACCTCAGGGGCACAGCAAGCATTGCATCTAGTTGTTCAATGTTTGTTAAAACCTGGTGATGCAGTAGCGATTGAAGATCCTTCGTATCATTACAATCTGCCTGTATTCAAATCAGCAGGTATCAAAACCTACTTTTTAAAAGTGAATAAGGACGGAATTAACCCCCATGACATAACCGATTTATATAAAAAACATAGAATACGGATGATTTTTTTAAATCCGATTTATCAAAACCCTACAGGCACTTTAATGTCAGAAAACAATCGAAAAAAGGTGCTTGAGATATCATCAGAATATGGAATTCCAGTTGTGGAGGATGACCCGTATAGTTTAACCTCATTTTCAGGGGAAAAGATGCAAACTCTTAAATCATTAGATCGTTATGGAAATGTTTTGTATATTAGTTCTCTAACAAAAATTATTGCTTCAGGTCTAAGAATTGGTTGGATTATAGGACCAAAAGCAGTGATTGAGAGATTATCTGATGCCAAGCAGCAAGTCGATTTTGGGCATGCAAGCTATTCTCAATGGATAGCAAATGATTTTTTAGAATCTAGAGATTTTGAAAACCATCTTAATGACTTAGTTAAGCAATTAGAGAGTCGTAAAGATCAAATAGTTTTCAGCCTTCAGTCCTTTTTAAAAGAACAGGTTGATTTTCATGTTCCTGAAGGCGGTATCCATTTATGGTGCAGGATAAAAAAAGAATTCAATGAAAATCAATTGCTTGAAGAATCGATCAAAAGAGGAGTTATTTTTGTACCTGGCTCAACCATGGGCTCTGAGAAAGGATTCGTCCGTTTTACTTTTTCAAGGGAAAAAGAAGATAATATTCATGAAGGAATCAAACGGTTTGCTGAAGCTCTTAATGCTGTTACAAACTAATTTTCAAAAAAATAAGTAAAAAGACCGTGTTTTTTCGTTACGGTTCGGTTACCTCTTGCAATACCCGTAAATGCAACCGAATTTGTACCGTGTTTTGTTTAGAGATTGTTAATAAAAATAAAATGGCTCAGTTTATTATGCTGAGCCATTTCCTATATCTAATTTCATTTTCTTCTTTAAGTTACGCACCCGATCGTATAAGAAGAAATCTTTAAAGTTGGAGATCTAAATTATTTAAAGTCCCAATCAATATTTATCTGAGTTTCTCCGCCAACTCTAAAATAATTCCCTCTGGACCACGAACGTAGCATAACTTATAACTTTCTTCATATTGCTGTATCTCACTAAAGATTTCCGTGCCCCTCTTTTTCAATTTTGCAACAATAGTTTCAATATCTTCAACAGCAAAGCAAATATGTCGGATACCCAGCTTATTTGCAAAAGGTTGCTGAATATCTTTTTCATCTGACGGCGTATAAAATTTGACTAGCACTATCCATGCCTGGCCATCTGGCATCCCCAATCCAACACATGCCGTTTTAACATCATTAAGCCCAACTATTCTGTCCAACTTTTCCATCCAATTCCCATTCCGCTTGCACTTCAAGTCCTAAATCAACAAAAAACGCTTTAGCCTCTGAAAGATCATTTACGTTTATACTCACATGATCTATACTATTAATCTTCATATCTCATACCTCCTATGTTCCTGTTATTTTCAATACCTGTGTTCGTGTAAGGTGTGTTTGAAATTCTAATTTCGCTTAAAACAGAAAATATCGTTCTTCACCTAACCCCATCTACTTCAATAAGAAAAGCCGCCGAAATAGCAGCCTAATCTTAAACTCTTGCACCCGTTTAGTTTAGGTACACTCTTTCACAAACTTCTCAAATTAGTTAATAAGATGTTTCACTATGAAGTCTTGAGCAAAATAGAAGATTAGCCAACCAGCGATTCCAAGACCTAATGAAGCAAATAAATGAATGGAATATTTCAGTGTTATTCCTATTATTAACAACATAACTACTGTTCCAGGAAGCCCCCAAACAACACCCATAGCAAACTTACTTATTTTGTCTATCTGTTCGCCTTGAGTATATAACCATAAGATACTTAAAAGGCTGACAATTGGTAAAGCTGCAATGATTCCACCTTGTTGGGGATACCTCCGCGAAAATTCTGTAATAACGCCAATTATAATGGCTGAGATAAGAATTTTAACTATTGCGAACATCTTTTGCTCTCTCCTTTAGTAATGTAAATGCCTCTAAGATAAGTTTCCTTTCTTCATCGCTCATTTGTTCGAATAGAATTTGTTTTAGTTTTTCTTCATCTAAACTTGAATGACGATGTAGTACATTGATTCCTAATTCGGAAAGCCTTAGAATAACCTTTCGCTCATCCTTGCTACTACGAGTTTTAAATACATAATTTTTTTCCAATAAGCGTTTAATATGCTCTGAAGCTGTGTTATGAGACACCTGAATCGCATTAGCAATTTCTTTTATTCCTACTTCGTCCTCTTTTTCAATAACTTGTAGAATACGAATACCTTGATGAGTAATTTTTTCTTGGTGGTTATAACGTAACTGATAGTAAATGTCCGTCCAAAGATGATTTAAAAGTATGATTTCCTTATCCATATTACCAATCCTTACATCGTATTTTAAGATTATATCTTATATTACGATATAAATGAATATAAAGCAACTCTTCTTCCCTGCCCCGTTAGTAGAACAACAAAAAAAGCTCTACTCCTTTTGAAGTAGAGCACCGTTGCTTAATAAAATTATAACTATTTGCCTTTTAAGAAAAACAATTCAAAGACAAAAGCAATTAAGCATAAACCCATTAATGAATCAATTATTCTTTCAACCAAAATTGAATCAAAGTTTAAAGTACGCATCATAATTTCAGCAAAAAATAGGAGAAACAAAAACAACCGTAACACTTTCTGCTTTCTAGAAAGATTAGAAACTGGCTCAAAAAAAGTAGTTAACTTCATCAAATTGCTCCAAAATCACTCTGTTTTTATTATTTAAACAAAAAAATTTCCAATATTAAACATACTAAAATAATTCCCAAACAACTAATATTGAACTCGATATAAATTCCTATTTTTCTATATTCGATTTTGCATTCTTAAAGTCCTCCTATTGAACTAACCTGCTTCGTTTGCTTTAGTACAATTTTTAACAAACTTTATTTCATCGGGCTTTACATCAATAAAAATGAGTGTCAAATTCATATACAATTTGGCACTCATTATTATTTACATTTTTATGTTTGCGATAGCTAACGGAACCCGTTACTTTTACGGTCTTCTTTAAACTGCATCACTCGCTATTGAAAAAGAACATTTTTGGAGGCTGTCTGAAGATAAACTATATGCCGCCACTTTCTTCTTGTACTGTTTCACTACATCCACATGATCTTCGTAACGGAACACAAACAACCTAATGGCATGTTTACCTTTCTGCGAATCAATGACTATTGGAGGTCCACTGTTCTCGGGATGTAAATAAAACTCCTCTGTTCCTGGGTATATATACTTCTTATCTAAGAAAACAGCTTCATTAAAATCATTAATAATCTGTTTCTTTTCTTCCCCTTCTATCAGGTTTCCGTCAAGGGTTACCGTTACCTCCTGATCAATCAGTTTAGAATGCACATCAAATTTTTTGATAATCCATTCCACTGTACCAGTTGGCAAACAGGTCATTAAGATTTTAAGCAAGCTTATTACAATGATTGAACTTATAGTCCACATCATCATTCATCATCTCCGTTATCATCATAGCTGTAAAAAAGTCGGCACTGACCAATGACGACGAGTACCTACTAATTTAGCCAAATATAAATTCCAAGTGAAGTTAACGCTATAAAAATAATAACTACGTATATTAGTGTTAAATTTGTTGTATTTCTTTTCGTAGAACTACTATAGTTTTCATCCGGCTTTTTCGTTAACAACAAGGTGGAAACCACAGAAATAATTAAGATCAAAATAACCAACCCAAACATGATATTCATACTACACCTCTTGCATTCTTATTGTCTATTAATTAACTTAATAATAACCTACCTTTATAGATTATTAACCATCCAATTCATCTAAAAATAGACCATCCACTTTTTAATCCATTAAATGAACCACTTTTTTCGTGGTTTAGCGTAGTATTCACCTGAGACTAATTCTGAAGGAACTGCTTCTTCTATACGTGAAAGGTCGTTAAAACTTAACTTCAGGTTCACTGCACCTAGTGACTCAGAAAGTTGTGACCTCCTTCTCGCACCAATTAATGGGATCACATCATCCCCCTGTGATAAAGCCCATGCAATGGCCATCTGGGCAACAGTTGCCTGCTTTTCTTCTGCAATTTTACGCAATTCCTCTACAAGGGCTAAGTTCCTTTCAATATTCCCCCTGGTAAACCGCGGTGCTTTACCACGTACATCTTCGGAACTTACTACACGCTCTTTTGACCAATTACCACTTAGCAGCCCTCTTGAAAGTACACCATAAGCCGAAAGGGAAATGCCTAATTCCCGTAATGTAGGAAGAATCTTTAATTCAATTCCTCTATTAAAAAGAGAATATTCTATTTGCAACCAACTTATCGGATGGACAGCATGAGCCCGTCGAATGGTATCCACCCCTACTTCTGAAAGGCCAATGTGTCGAACATATCCCTCCTTTACCAAATCAGAAATAGCACCAACAGTTTCCTCTATAGGTATAGTAGGATTTACACGAGCAGGCTGATAAAGATCAATATACTCTACACCTAGGCGCAACAGACTATCCTTAAGAAAATTTTTCACTGTACTTGGTCGGTGATCAACTTCCTCATAATTTTTTTCAGGCGAGTGAAACTTTCCATCAAATTTTACTGCAATGAAAGCATTGTCTCTTTGTGTTCCTTGTAAAGCTTCCCGTAAAAGTAATTCATTATGGCCATCACCATAAAGGTCGCCGGTATCAAAAAGTGTAATGCCTACCTCAAGTGCCTCGTGAATGGTAGCCATACTTTCGCCCCGTTCCGCCTTGCCATAAAGCCACGACATCCCCATACAACCGAGACCAATCTCAGAAACCAATGGACCATTAAAACCAATCGATCTTTTTTTCATTATCATATCCTCCTTCTATTTGTGGTGCCAAATGAAATATGTTCCCCCTCTAATTTCATTCTAAAAATAAGGGCAAGAACAACAAAGGACTAACCTATAAGATTAGTCCTTGAGAAAATTTAGATTAAGTTTTTTGATATATCTTGCAAGTAACTCCCGGCCAGGCCAGAAATTTGGAGTCAAACAAATGAATTAATACTCAATTAAGTATATTATCTCATATTTTGATTTCTTAATCCATCATTTCCCACTTTTAATAAAATCTGTTTTCGCAAAGATTGTTGTTATTCATACTTATGTTACCAATAAAATTCTCATATTAAAAAATTAAACCCCTTACTTCAATCTACTTTTTTCTTTTTCAATTTCCTTGCTGATTCTTTCTTTAACTCTTCAGCAACGCTAAATTTTACGATTTCACTTATTAATTCATATGGTAGTGGCTGATCTAAAGGAAATTGTACCGCTCCTTTTGAACTTTTATAATCAGAAATTTTATGTTTAAAAGCCTCGATTCCTCTTGAAGTTGGATAAAAGCCAATATGATTTTTATAGGCAGCGAAATGTACTAGATTTCTATGTAAAACAAAAGTTGGCATTTGATAGCTTATCTTTTCTTTTGCATCTGGTGCAGACTCCTTTATCACCTTTCTTAAGGCTTGCAGTTTTTCCTGAAGCTCAAGAGGAAATTGTAATATGTATTCGTCAATTGAATTAAACTTCTTTTTGATTTCTTCCATGATTTCTCCTTTCAAAATCATTCATCATTTTCTTATCAAGATGCTCAAGCACAAACTGCCAAGCTTTTTCGTGTTGATTCTTAGATTCCTCATCTGGAAATCCATTATGAGAAAGAACTAATAGGGTTCATAAAAGAAACCTCCTTTTTCAACAAAATAGTTTCCTCATTCCCCAAACAGTATTTTTTTCAGTTTCCTCCTCCAGCTTCTATAAGATAATTCGCCATTGTATATGAATTCCCTTCCTTCAGTGGATACAGAAGCAGGACTTCTTATTGATAATTAACCATCCAATTCAACTAAAAAACGACCATCCACTTGATGGATTCATCAATAAGATCGTAAAGGATAATTCTTAATAGATTAGGAAATAATCATGTTATAATCCTTTGGTTAAGGAGCCACGTATGTTTTTATTTATTAAAATTCTTATATGTACTATCCTAATGTTATTTTGGCTTAGAGCTTGTAAAAAGGACTTAATTCAAACTCTAGGTAACTTTTTTTTCATCCTTTTTATTGTTACTTTATTTTATGATATTTTCGCACTTAATCAAAAAATAATTACATTTACGGATTCGTCGGGAAATCTTATACATAAAATTATTGATCGAAGTTTTCTTTTACCCTTATCATTATTTTTTTCACAGAAGATTTATCGGACAGTTTTCTTGAAAATGTTGTTATCAATTGGTTGGATATTTCTCTGTTATTATCTTGAAACCGTAAATGAACAGTTTAATATAGTAAAGCTAAATAATTGGACTCTTTATAAAGCAGTATATATGGGGGGCTCCATTATTATTTTGTCCCTTATCATGTCATATTCATTTGATAAGCTAATAAGGAGTAGTTTAAACAATGCCCCTACCAAATAAATTTGATGAAAATGAAATTTTTATACTCATCCTTTGTGTTCTTTATTCCTTTGTCTTTGTAACATTACTTCATAAACGATTTACTTATTCAACCAGCATTATATTATTTTTGTTTAATATTTCAATTGGAATAACCGTTGATCATTTCCTTGCAGGCCCTCCACTTGATTTATATGATGTCATGGATACAAAGGAATTCGAGTTATTCGATTTATTTCTATATATATTTATCTATGGACCTGCCACCTATACCTTTATTTACATTTACGACAAGTGGGGGTACCTAAATTCAAATTCAAAAAAGTACTTATATCTATTATTCATAGCTATCCTAAATACGGTTTTTGAATACGTAGCAGTTCTGTTTAACGTTTATGAATATAATGGATGGAAAGTATATTACTCCATTCCAGTATATTTGTTAGTTTATTGCACCAATATTTACCTACTAAAATTACTGAAGAATACTGAAAGTAAAAAAGAATGTCTCGATGGATCTTCGTCGCATGCGAATTTGGGGAATGTAGACTAAAAGCTTTACAAAAAAACAGCTCAAGGAAGTTACTTGAGCTGTTTTTACTATTTTACATATTCTATTCTTTGGTGATTCCACTAAAAATCTGATTCAATGCCTCGTTGATTGGTGTGACAGGACGACCGAGAAGTTTTTCGAAATCGTTACTTTCAATCTCCAATGCACCATCCCGAATTCCACTCTGGATGTCTACCAGAAACGGAATGATAAATTCTGGTACACCAGCACCTTTCATGATGTCTGTATATGTTGCGTCATCTACATGCTGTACCGCTACTTCTTTACCTAATACTGTTGCAAGTGCAGAAACTAGTTCATCTTGAGATAGTAGTTTACCAGAAAGCTCATAGATTGTATTTTCATGTCCATTACCAGCCAAAACAGCTGCCGCTGCCTCAGCATAATCTTGTTGTAATGCCCAACCTACTTTTCCTGCACCCGCAGAAGTGACCCAAGGAGCTCCTGCCAATACACCTTGAATACCACTAACTTCATTTTCCAAATACCAATTGTTACGTAAAAATGAGTAAGGAATACCTGTTTTCAAAATGGCTTCTTCAGTAGCACGATGTGGTGGTGCAAGGAACATCGTAGTTTCACTTGCATTCGCTAAACTTGTATAAGCAATGAATTTAACTTGAGCACGCTCTGCCGCTTCTACTGCAGCAGTATGCTGACGAATTCTAGTTTCGTTGTCCCCATCTGCAGAAATAATCAATAAACGGTCGATACCAGCAAAAGCCGAATCTAAGGTTTCCGGAAGATCAAAATCTCCTTGTCGAACTTCTACACCTTTAGCTTTAAATCCTTCCGCTTTCTCTGGATTGCGGACACTGACTGCCAGTTGACTCGCAGGCACAGTTTTCAATAATGCTTCAACAACTTTCGTTCCTAATTTCCCTGTGGCGCCTGTTACTAACATTTTCATAATATATTCCCCCAAATTATTTTTTAAATTTAATTTCGCTGTAACTAATTTGATTACCTGTAACCATAATAGTTACTTCTAATGTTTTTGTCAATCAATTAAAACCAAATTTATTTTGATATTTTTATCAAATTTTTAGGTATAATAAGGTTGTAATCATTTTAATTACATCATTAGCCTGGGTAAGACATAAGGAAGGTGATCAACGATGTCCATCAGCAGTCGCTTTGCTGTAGGAATTCATATATTATCTCTTATTGAGTTTAATAAAGATGGAGTAAGCTCTTCAGAATTTTTAGCTGGAAGCGTAAATACAAATCCTGCTGTTATTAGAAAAATTATGGGGATGCTAAAAAATGCTGAGTTAATTAACGTTCGCCCTGGGATTGCAGGTGCTGAACTTGCAAAAGAATTATCTGAAATTACATTACTTGACGTTTATAAAGCGGTAAATGTTGTACAAGATAAAGAATTATTTAGTGTGCACGATAATCCAAATCCAGCCTGTCCGGTTGGCAGGAACATTCAAGACACAATCGTTCCACTGTTTTCAGCTGCTCAACTAGCATTAGAAAAGTCATTAGCACATGTGAGTATTGCAGATGTTGTAAACGGGATTATGGAGAAGGAACAACTAAACAATACAAAAAAATAAGAACACGAAAAAGACATTCCTGTTTTAGGGATGTCTTTTTTCGTGTTTACATATTCTTTATTGCATTAAGAGTCTTTATTTTCTAATAAGCTTAAGCGTCCAGGGTAGAATAATAGCAAATAAAATCAAATAAAAAGGAATGGAATAATATGGTTTCCAATTTTTTAACTTTAAGAAACCTAATTTCCCTAAAATATATTCAATTAAGAGAGATAATAAAGAAAAGAGCAGTACCCTAATTAACTTGGTTGGCGTATTGTAACGATTTAAAAATAAAATTGCGATTGAAACAGGTCCGATCACAAACATAAAAATATCAGGTAATCCTCCTATAGAGGAATCCCCCGAATCCATAAAATCAAGTATGAAAAATAAGATAACATTAGCCATCCAACCATAAAACCCAACCATACCAAAAAGGAGAAACCATTCTCTCCGTGATATATTTTCTGTTAATTTAGCAGAAAAAAAGAGCAATATCGAACCTGAAAGGTAAATAAACCACGAACCTTTAGCAAATGGGTCTAACCTTTTTAATACACCATTCCAATCCATCTAAATCCCTCGTTAATCTTACTCCGTTTTTGTTAAAGCACAAATACGGATTACTTTAAATACTTTTTCCGAACTATATTTATTATTTTCCAACCATTCTTTTTTATGTATTTACCGATAAATCTTTACACTTTTTGCATTAAAAAAGGCTAGGATACATTATCCTAGCCTCCGTCGAATATTACTCTAAAATTGTTAGCTTTAATGCTTCTAGATTTTTCTTCATAACATCAATATAATCTAGACCTTTTTTTTGTTCTTCCTTAGTTAGTCCTTCTAATGGATTTAATACTTCTGTTTTAGCCCCTATTTCTTTAGCTAATGTTTGCGCCACTTTTGAAGAAGTCATTTCCTCAAAGTAAATAATTTTTACATTTTTCTTTTTTGTTAGTTCTGTTAGTTCCGCTAATTTCCCAAGCGTAGGTTCCACATCAGGTGATAAACCTGCGATAGGGATTTGAGTTAATCCATATTGTTTAGCCAAATAACCAAAAGCAGCATGCTGTGTAACAAATTCTTTTTTCTTAGCATTATCAATGGTCTCTTTGTATAAACCGTCTAAATCTGCTAGTTCCGAATTTAATGCTTCTGCATTTTTTTTATATTGTTCCTTATTTTTTGGATCTGCCTGTTCTAAAGCTTCAGCAATCGTATCTACCTCTTGCTGCGCTAACACGGGAGATAACCAAACATGCGGATCCTTGGAAGAATGATTATGACCCTCTTCTCCTTCCTCAGACTCAAGTGCATCCATCAATTCAATTCCTTTGGATGCTTCAACAACGTTTAAGTTTGGATCATTAATACTCTTTAATACTTTATCGGTCCAGGATTCAAAGTAATGGCTATTATAGATAAAGACATCGGCGTCTTGAATCCGTGCCATATCCTTTGCTGTAGGCTCCCAATCATGTGGTTCTACACCGTTCGGTACTAATAGTTCAACGTTTGATGAATTTCCAGCCACTTTTTGGGCAAAGAAATACATAGGATAAAAAGTAGTGACAATTTGCAGTTTTTTTGACCCATCACTAGTTTTTTCACTTTTCGTCGAAGCAGCATTAGAGCAACCGCTCAAAACTAACAGAAAAATAAGGACCATACCTAGAAGTCTCTTCATGTTCGTTTACCTCCATAAATCATTTATTAATTTTAATTAGGAATTATTCCGATTTAAAGAAAATAATAATTTTGTATTTTTTCATTTTTTTAGTTTATTAAATCGTAATTATTACGAATTGTATCTTATAATGAAATTCTAATTTAGTCAACCCATTTTTACTGACATTTTCTCAATAATATAGCATATCCATATGATAGGAATGATAGATTTGAGGAGGTAGTTATAATTGTGACCTATGTAAATAAGCTACTAAAAGATAGTATTATTCTTCTATTATTTTGCTTATTCATGTTTCTCTTTCTCTTTGCCGAGGTATTTAAAACCACTTCTCTATTAAATAGAATTCCAAGTTCTTTTATTAATGTAAATACCATTTTCCTCAGTATTATTTTAGAGGCGATTCCATTTATTTTATTAGGAGTGTTTGTATCAGCGCTCATTCAAGCCTTTGTATCTGAAAATGCCATTCGGCGTGTACTACCTCGTAATGCCTATTTAGCTGTCATTCCCGCTGCACTGTTAGGGATTATCTTCCCCATTTGTGAGTGTGCCATCATCCCTGTTGTTCGTAGATTAATTAAGAAGGGAATGCCTTCGCACGTTGGCGTTGTCTTTATGCTAAGCGCTCCTATCATTAACCCTGTCG comes from the Neobacillus sp. PS2-9 genome and includes:
- a CDS encoding PLP-dependent aminotransferase family protein produces the protein MEWKPDRESKNPIYKQLAEYIEQGIADGSFPPDKPLPSERGLAKELGVNRSTVISAYDLLESNGLIDRNRGSGTTISKDIWGITKKRIPSWNRYIEAGPFLPNLPVTQRLHKETAEQNLINLASGELSQDLFPLSSLRVITSNRSFIGTLGYDHPQGNPILRETLAKHVKQFRSIDTDPSSILITSGAQQALHLVVQCLLKPGDAVAIEDPSYHYNLPVFKSAGIKTYFLKVNKDGINPHDITDLYKKHRIRMIFLNPIYQNPTGTLMSENNRKKVLEISSEYGIPVVEDDPYSLTSFSGEKMQTLKSLDRYGNVLYISSLTKIIASGLRIGWIIGPKAVIERLSDAKQQVDFGHASYSQWIANDFLESRDFENHLNDLVKQLESRKDQIVFSLQSFLKEQVDFHVPEGGIHLWCRIKKEFNENQLLEESIKRGVIFVPGSTMGSEKGFVRFTFSREKEDNIHEGIKRFAEALNAVTN
- a CDS encoding DUF3147 family protein, whose protein sequence is MFAIVKILISAIIIGVITEFSRRYPQQGGIIAALPIVSLLSILWLYTQGEQIDKISKFAMGVVWGLPGTVVMLLIIGITLKYSIHLFASLGLGIAGWLIFYFAQDFIVKHLIN
- a CDS encoding MarR family transcriptional regulator gives rise to the protein MDKEIILLNHLWTDIYYQLRYNHQEKITHQGIRILQVIEKEDEVGIKEIANAIQVSHNTASEHIKRLLEKNYVFKTRSSKDERKVILRLSELGINVLHRHSSLDEEKLKQILFEQMSDEERKLILEAFTLLKERAKDVRNS
- a CDS encoding YfmQ family protein; the protein is MMWTISSIIVISLLKILMTCLPTGTVEWIIKKFDVHSKLIDQEVTVTLDGNLIEGEEKKQIINDFNEAVFLDKKYIYPGTEEFYLHPENSGPPIVIDSQKGKHAIRLFVFRYEDHVDVVKQYKKKVAAYSLSSDSLQKCSFSIASDAV
- a CDS encoding aldo/keto reductase, whose translation is MKKRSIGFNGPLVSEIGLGCMGMSWLYGKAERGESMATIHEALEVGITLFDTGDLYGDGHNELLLREALQGTQRDNAFIAVKFDGKFHSPEKNYEEVDHRPSTVKNFLKDSLLRLGVEYIDLYQPARVNPTIPIEETVGAISDLVKEGYVRHIGLSEVGVDTIRRAHAVHPISWLQIEYSLFNRGIELKILPTLRELGISLSAYGVLSRGLLSGNWSKERVVSSEDVRGKAPRFTRGNIERNLALVEELRKIAEEKQATVAQMAIAWALSQGDDVIPLIGARRRSQLSESLGAVNLKLSFNDLSRIEEAVPSELVSGEYYAKPRKKWFI
- a CDS encoding DUF1801 domain-containing protein, with the protein product MEEIKKKFNSIDEYILQFPLELQEKLQALRKVIKESAPDAKEKISYQMPTFVLHRNLVHFAAYKNHIGFYPTSRGIEAFKHKISDYKSSKGAVQFPLDQPLPYELISEIVKFSVAEELKKESARKLKKKKVD
- a CDS encoding SDR family oxidoreductase, which gives rise to MKMLVTGATGKLGTKVVEALLKTVPASQLAVSVRNPEKAEGFKAKGVEVRQGDFDLPETLDSAFAGIDRLLIISADGDNETRIRQHTAAVEAAERAQVKFIAYTSLANASETTMFLAPPHRATEEAILKTGIPYSFLRNNWYLENEVSGIQGVLAGAPWVTSAGAGKVGWALQQDYAEAAAAVLAGNGHENTIYELSGKLLSQDELVSALATVLGKEVAVQHVDDATYTDIMKGAGVPEFIIPFLVDIQSGIRDGALEIESNDFEKLLGRPVTPINEALNQIFSGITKE
- a CDS encoding Rrf2 family transcriptional regulator; translation: MSISSRFAVGIHILSLIEFNKDGVSSSEFLAGSVNTNPAVIRKIMGMLKNAELINVRPGIAGAELAKELSEITLLDVYKAVNVVQDKELFSVHDNPNPACPVGRNIQDTIVPLFSAAQLALEKSLAHVSIADVVNGIMEKEQLNNTKK
- a CDS encoding metal ABC transporter substrate-binding protein; translated protein: MKRLLGMVLIFLLVLSGCSNAASTKSEKTSDGSKKLQIVTTFYPMYFFAQKVAGNSSNVELLVPNGVEPHDWEPTAKDMARIQDADVFIYNSHYFESWTDKVLKSINDPNLNVVEASKGIELMDALESEEGEEGHNHSSKDPHVWLSPVLAQQEVDTIAEALEQADPKNKEQYKKNAEALNSELADLDGLYKETIDNAKKKEFVTQHAAFGYLAKQYGLTQIPIAGLSPDVEPTLGKLAELTELTKKKNVKIIYFEEMTSSKVAQTLAKEIGAKTEVLNPLEGLTKEEQKKGLDYIDVMKKNLEALKLTILE